A stretch of Synechococcus sp. WH 8020 DNA encodes these proteins:
- a CDS encoding conjugal transfer protein TrbI yields the protein MTVTVVKCACSRCTCEVSSSSAISRNGQIYCSDACASGHPNHEPCHDAVGACGCTCGS from the coding sequence ATGACAGTAACAGTCGTCAAGTGTGCCTGCTCACGCTGCACCTGTGAAGTAAGCAGCTCTTCTGCTATTTCTAGAAATGGCCAGATCTACTGTTCTGATGCTTGTGCAAGTGGTCACCCCAATCATGAACCTTGTCATGACGCCGTTGGCGCTTGTGGTTGTACTTGTGGTTCTTGA
- a CDS encoding DUF3764 family protein — protein MTLSISNTWDEWVQIFDSKETSELHDRYAMQVLFRGVSPKDPKQVLVIIQAPEGATEQFLLDNRDYVETNGAVMDSVNTSIWIG, from the coding sequence GTGACACTGTCCATCTCAAATACTTGGGATGAATGGGTTCAAATTTTTGACAGCAAAGAAACCTCTGAGCTCCATGACCGTTACGCCATGCAAGTTCTTTTTCGTGGTGTTTCACCTAAGGATCCCAAGCAGGTACTGGTAATCATTCAAGCTCCTGAAGGAGCTACTGAACAATTCCTTCTTGACAATAGAGATTATGTAGAAACAAATGGAGCAGTGATGGATTCCGTAAACACAAGCATCTGGATTGGTTGA